A stretch of Stegostoma tigrinum isolate sSteTig4 chromosome 23, sSteTig4.hap1, whole genome shotgun sequence DNA encodes these proteins:
- the smurf1 gene encoding E3 ubiquitin-protein ligase SMURF1 isoform X5, with protein sequence MTYQRLDLCKLNPTDSDTIRGQIVVSLQTRDRIGPGGPVVDCRGILDNDLPEGPLFEDAGPGRPLSCIMEDTVPFADMSGAAGGGNCQLIESPNQEQRLQTQRIRNFGVRVQTHVPQSRPHGHQSPVLPEGYEQRTTVQGQIYFLHTQTGVSTWHDPRIPRDLTNFNYDELGPLPSGWEVRSTVSGRIYFVDHNNRTTQFTDPRLHHIMNNPSQLKESNQPLPVQTETPVEEGEGEWSVPRCERDLVQKLKVLRHELALQQPQAGHCRIEVSRDEIFEESYRQVMKMRPKDLKKRLMVKFRSEEGLDYGGVAREWLYLLCHEMLNPYYGLFQYSTDNIYTLQINPDSAVNPEHLSYFHFVGRIMGLAVFHGHYINGGFTLPFYKQLLGKPIHLSDLETVDPELHKSLVWILENDITPVLDHTFCVEHNCFGRIIQQELKPNGRNVPVTEENKREYVRLYVNWRFMRGIEAQFLALQKGFNELIPQHLLKPFDQKEIELIIGGLGKIDIKDWKANTRLKHCTSDSNIVKWFWQTVEMFDEERRARLLQFVTGSSRVPLQGFKALQGSTGAAGPRLFTIHLVDANTENLPKAHTCFNRIDIPPYESYKKLYEKLLTAVEETCGFAVE encoded by the exons acCAGCGGTTAGATCTATGCAAGCTCAATCCAACAGACAGTGATACAATACGAGGGCAAATAGTCG TAAGTTTACAAACACGAGATCGAATAGGACCTGGTGGTCCTGTTGTCGATTGCAGAGGAATATTGGATAATGATCTACCTGAGGG GCCACTTTTTGAGGATGCTGGACCCGGAAGGCCGCTGAGCTGTATTATGGAAGACACGGTACCTTTTGCAGACATGAGTGGTGCTGCTGGTGGAGGGAACTGTCAATTGATAGAGTCTCCAAACCAGGAACAGAGACTGCAGACACAGCGAATCCGAAATTTTGGGGTTCGAGTTCAAACGCACGTGCCACAAAGTCGGCCTCATGGCCATCAGTCACCTGTATTACCAGAGGGATACG AGCAGAGAACAACTGTACAGGGACAGATCTATTTCTTGCACACACAGACTGGAGTCAGCACTTGGCATGATCCTCGAATTCCAAG GGACCTTACAAATTTTAACTATGATGAGCTTGGTCCTTTGCCTTCTGGGTGGGAAGTCAGAAGCACTGTGTCCGGAAGAATATATTTTGTGGATCACAACAACAGAACTACACAGTTTACAGATCCCAGACTGCACCATATAATGAA CAACCCGTCTCAACTGAAGGAATCAAACCAGCCATTGCCAGTGCAGACAGAAACACCTGTggaagaaggagaaggagagtgGTCTGTCCCACGATGCGAGCGAGATCTAGTGCAGAAGTTGAAAGTTCTGAGGCATGAGCTTGCTTTGCAACAACCGCAAGCTGGGCATTGCCGCATTGAAGTCTCCAGAGATGAAATCTTTGAG GAATCATATCGACAAGTGATGAAAATGAGGCCAAAGGATTTAAAGAAGCGTTTAATGGTCAAATTTAGAAGTGAAGAGGGGTTGGATTATGGTGGAGTCGCCAG GGAATGGTTGTATTTGCTTTGTCATGAAATGCTGAATCCATACTATGGACTATTTCAGTATTCGACTGATAACATCTACACGCTACAGATCAACCCAGATTCTGCAGTTAACCCT gagcatttgTCGTATTTTCATTTTGTGGGTCGGATAATGGGACTGGCCGTATTCCATGGACACTATATTAACGGGGGCTTCACGTTACCATTTTATAAGCAGCTCTTGGGTAAACCAATCCATTTATCAGACTTGGAAACTGTGGACCCAGAATTGCACAAGAGCCTGGTTTGGATCCT TGAAAATGACATCACACCTGTACTTGATCATACATTTTGTGTTGAGCACAATTGTTTTGGCCGGATTATTCAACAAGAGCTGAAACCAAATGGCAGAAATGTGCCTGTTACAGAGGAGAATAAACGAGAATATGTAAG GCTTTACGTGAATTGGCGGTTTATGAGAGGAATCGAGGCACAATTCCTAGCTTTGCAGAAGGGATTTAATGAGCTTATTCCGCAACATCTACTTAAACCTTTTGATCAGAAGGAAATTGAG CTGATTATTGGTGGGTTGGGAAAGATTGACATTAAGGACTGGAAGGCCAATACACGTCTGAAGCACTGTACATCTGACAGTAATATTGTAAAGTGGTTCTGGCAAACAGTGGAGATGTTCGATGAGGAAAGGAGAGCACGACTTCTTCAGTTTGTGACCGGATCTTCCCGGGTACCTCTGCAGGGATTCAAGGCACTACAAG GTTCTACAGGTGCTGCAGGCCCGAGACTTTTCACCATCCATCTGGTTGATGCCAACACAGAGAACCTTCCCAAAGCACATACATG CTTTAACCGTATAGACATTCCACCTTATGAGTCCTACAAGAAGCTTTATGAGAAATTATTGACAGCAGTTGAGGAAACTTGTGGCTTTGCAGTGGAGTGA
- the smurf1 gene encoding E3 ubiquitin-protein ligase SMURF1 isoform X6 codes for MTLSLQTRDRIGPGGPVVDCRGILDNDLPEGPLFEDAGPGRPLSCIMEDTVPFADMSGAAGGGNCQLIESPNQEQRLQTQRIRNFGVRVQTHVPQSRPHGHQSPVLPEGYEQRTTVQGQIYFLHTQTGVSTWHDPRIPRDLTNFNYDELGPLPSGWEVRSTVSGRIYFVDHNNRTTQFTDPRLHHIMNNPSQLKESNQPLPVQTETPVEEGEGEWSVPRCERDLVQKLKVLRHELALQQPQAGHCRIEVSRDEIFEESYRQVMKMRPKDLKKRLMVKFRSEEGLDYGGVAREWLYLLCHEMLNPYYGLFQYSTDNIYTLQINPDSAVNPEHLSYFHFVGRIMGLAVFHGHYINGGFTLPFYKQLLGKPIHLSDLETVDPELHKSLVWILENDITPVLDHTFCVEHNCFGRIIQQELKPNGRNVPVTEENKREYVRLYVNWRFMRGIEAQFLALQKGFNELIPQHLLKPFDQKEIELIIGGLGKIDIKDWKANTRLKHCTSDSNIVKWFWQTVEMFDEERRARLLQFVTGSSRVPLQGFKALQGSTGAAGPRLFTIHLVDANTENLPKAHTCFNRIDIPPYESYKKLYEKLLTAVEETCGFAVE; via the exons TAAGTTTACAAACACGAGATCGAATAGGACCTGGTGGTCCTGTTGTCGATTGCAGAGGAATATTGGATAATGATCTACCTGAGGG GCCACTTTTTGAGGATGCTGGACCCGGAAGGCCGCTGAGCTGTATTATGGAAGACACGGTACCTTTTGCAGACATGAGTGGTGCTGCTGGTGGAGGGAACTGTCAATTGATAGAGTCTCCAAACCAGGAACAGAGACTGCAGACACAGCGAATCCGAAATTTTGGGGTTCGAGTTCAAACGCACGTGCCACAAAGTCGGCCTCATGGCCATCAGTCACCTGTATTACCAGAGGGATACG AGCAGAGAACAACTGTACAGGGACAGATCTATTTCTTGCACACACAGACTGGAGTCAGCACTTGGCATGATCCTCGAATTCCAAG GGACCTTACAAATTTTAACTATGATGAGCTTGGTCCTTTGCCTTCTGGGTGGGAAGTCAGAAGCACTGTGTCCGGAAGAATATATTTTGTGGATCACAACAACAGAACTACACAGTTTACAGATCCCAGACTGCACCATATAATGAA CAACCCGTCTCAACTGAAGGAATCAAACCAGCCATTGCCAGTGCAGACAGAAACACCTGTggaagaaggagaaggagagtgGTCTGTCCCACGATGCGAGCGAGATCTAGTGCAGAAGTTGAAAGTTCTGAGGCATGAGCTTGCTTTGCAACAACCGCAAGCTGGGCATTGCCGCATTGAAGTCTCCAGAGATGAAATCTTTGAG GAATCATATCGACAAGTGATGAAAATGAGGCCAAAGGATTTAAAGAAGCGTTTAATGGTCAAATTTAGAAGTGAAGAGGGGTTGGATTATGGTGGAGTCGCCAG GGAATGGTTGTATTTGCTTTGTCATGAAATGCTGAATCCATACTATGGACTATTTCAGTATTCGACTGATAACATCTACACGCTACAGATCAACCCAGATTCTGCAGTTAACCCT gagcatttgTCGTATTTTCATTTTGTGGGTCGGATAATGGGACTGGCCGTATTCCATGGACACTATATTAACGGGGGCTTCACGTTACCATTTTATAAGCAGCTCTTGGGTAAACCAATCCATTTATCAGACTTGGAAACTGTGGACCCAGAATTGCACAAGAGCCTGGTTTGGATCCT TGAAAATGACATCACACCTGTACTTGATCATACATTTTGTGTTGAGCACAATTGTTTTGGCCGGATTATTCAACAAGAGCTGAAACCAAATGGCAGAAATGTGCCTGTTACAGAGGAGAATAAACGAGAATATGTAAG GCTTTACGTGAATTGGCGGTTTATGAGAGGAATCGAGGCACAATTCCTAGCTTTGCAGAAGGGATTTAATGAGCTTATTCCGCAACATCTACTTAAACCTTTTGATCAGAAGGAAATTGAG CTGATTATTGGTGGGTTGGGAAAGATTGACATTAAGGACTGGAAGGCCAATACACGTCTGAAGCACTGTACATCTGACAGTAATATTGTAAAGTGGTTCTGGCAAACAGTGGAGATGTTCGATGAGGAAAGGAGAGCACGACTTCTTCAGTTTGTGACCGGATCTTCCCGGGTACCTCTGCAGGGATTCAAGGCACTACAAG GTTCTACAGGTGCTGCAGGCCCGAGACTTTTCACCATCCATCTGGTTGATGCCAACACAGAGAACCTTCCCAAAGCACATACATG CTTTAACCGTATAGACATTCCACCTTATGAGTCCTACAAGAAGCTTTATGAGAAATTATTGACAGCAGTTGAGGAAACTTGTGGCTTTGCAGTGGAGTGA
- the smurf1 gene encoding E3 ubiquitin-protein ligase SMURF1 isoform X4 has product MSNPGARRNGSSIKIRLTVLCAKNLAKKDFFISLQTRDRIGPGGPVVDCRGILDNDLPEGPLFEDAGPGRPLSCIMEDTVPFADMSGAAGGGNCQLIESPNQEQRLQTQRIRNFGVRVQTHVPQSRPHGHQSPVLPEGYEQRTTVQGQIYFLHTQTGVSTWHDPRIPRDLTNFNYDELGPLPSGWEVRSTVSGRIYFVDHNNRTTQFTDPRLHHIMNNPSQLKESNQPLPVQTETPVEEGEGEWSVPRCERDLVQKLKVLRHELALQQPQAGHCRIEVSRDEIFEESYRQVMKMRPKDLKKRLMVKFRSEEGLDYGGVAREWLYLLCHEMLNPYYGLFQYSTDNIYTLQINPDSAVNPEHLSYFHFVGRIMGLAVFHGHYINGGFTLPFYKQLLGKPIHLSDLETVDPELHKSLVWILENDITPVLDHTFCVEHNCFGRIIQQELKPNGRNVPVTEENKREYVRLYVNWRFMRGIEAQFLALQKGFNELIPQHLLKPFDQKEIELIIGGLGKIDIKDWKANTRLKHCTSDSNIVKWFWQTVEMFDEERRARLLQFVTGSSRVPLQGFKALQGSTGAAGPRLFTIHLVDANTENLPKAHTCFNRIDIPPYESYKKLYEKLLTAVEETCGFAVE; this is encoded by the exons TAAGTTTACAAACACGAGATCGAATAGGACCTGGTGGTCCTGTTGTCGATTGCAGAGGAATATTGGATAATGATCTACCTGAGGG GCCACTTTTTGAGGATGCTGGACCCGGAAGGCCGCTGAGCTGTATTATGGAAGACACGGTACCTTTTGCAGACATGAGTGGTGCTGCTGGTGGAGGGAACTGTCAATTGATAGAGTCTCCAAACCAGGAACAGAGACTGCAGACACAGCGAATCCGAAATTTTGGGGTTCGAGTTCAAACGCACGTGCCACAAAGTCGGCCTCATGGCCATCAGTCACCTGTATTACCAGAGGGATACG AGCAGAGAACAACTGTACAGGGACAGATCTATTTCTTGCACACACAGACTGGAGTCAGCACTTGGCATGATCCTCGAATTCCAAG GGACCTTACAAATTTTAACTATGATGAGCTTGGTCCTTTGCCTTCTGGGTGGGAAGTCAGAAGCACTGTGTCCGGAAGAATATATTTTGTGGATCACAACAACAGAACTACACAGTTTACAGATCCCAGACTGCACCATATAATGAA CAACCCGTCTCAACTGAAGGAATCAAACCAGCCATTGCCAGTGCAGACAGAAACACCTGTggaagaaggagaaggagagtgGTCTGTCCCACGATGCGAGCGAGATCTAGTGCAGAAGTTGAAAGTTCTGAGGCATGAGCTTGCTTTGCAACAACCGCAAGCTGGGCATTGCCGCATTGAAGTCTCCAGAGATGAAATCTTTGAG GAATCATATCGACAAGTGATGAAAATGAGGCCAAAGGATTTAAAGAAGCGTTTAATGGTCAAATTTAGAAGTGAAGAGGGGTTGGATTATGGTGGAGTCGCCAG GGAATGGTTGTATTTGCTTTGTCATGAAATGCTGAATCCATACTATGGACTATTTCAGTATTCGACTGATAACATCTACACGCTACAGATCAACCCAGATTCTGCAGTTAACCCT gagcatttgTCGTATTTTCATTTTGTGGGTCGGATAATGGGACTGGCCGTATTCCATGGACACTATATTAACGGGGGCTTCACGTTACCATTTTATAAGCAGCTCTTGGGTAAACCAATCCATTTATCAGACTTGGAAACTGTGGACCCAGAATTGCACAAGAGCCTGGTTTGGATCCT TGAAAATGACATCACACCTGTACTTGATCATACATTTTGTGTTGAGCACAATTGTTTTGGCCGGATTATTCAACAAGAGCTGAAACCAAATGGCAGAAATGTGCCTGTTACAGAGGAGAATAAACGAGAATATGTAAG GCTTTACGTGAATTGGCGGTTTATGAGAGGAATCGAGGCACAATTCCTAGCTTTGCAGAAGGGATTTAATGAGCTTATTCCGCAACATCTACTTAAACCTTTTGATCAGAAGGAAATTGAG CTGATTATTGGTGGGTTGGGAAAGATTGACATTAAGGACTGGAAGGCCAATACACGTCTGAAGCACTGTACATCTGACAGTAATATTGTAAAGTGGTTCTGGCAAACAGTGGAGATGTTCGATGAGGAAAGGAGAGCACGACTTCTTCAGTTTGTGACCGGATCTTCCCGGGTACCTCTGCAGGGATTCAAGGCACTACAAG GTTCTACAGGTGCTGCAGGCCCGAGACTTTTCACCATCCATCTGGTTGATGCCAACACAGAGAACCTTCCCAAAGCACATACATG CTTTAACCGTATAGACATTCCACCTTATGAGTCCTACAAGAAGCTTTATGAGAAATTATTGACAGCAGTTGAGGAAACTTGTGGCTTTGCAGTGGAGTGA